The Gadus macrocephalus chromosome 3, ASM3116895v1 DNA segment GAAAGCACAACCGGGTCAACTTCAAAGCAGGTTCCGTACAAAGCAAAAGAAACACACGTGGTTTGTGTTGCGTGGCTGGCTTCTACCTAACTGGGAAGTGTGAGGGAAACTAAGACAGTCATgtttgacacacatacactttatATTACGAATACGATAAGGCTTTATTCCAGAACTATCTCCACCATCATCCTTCTTGTCACCCGTTCACTATACCCTTGGGGTTAGTAGCAGTTAGTGGTCAAGCAGGAAGAGAGGAGCAATGTGGATAAGAGACAGCGGAGCTACTTCAGCATCATTAAGGGAGCATTGAATGTAGAAGTCCACTTCAATCACAACCTGCAGACTAGCTATATAAAGGTGAGTCTCATGAGGTAGGCAAATCTCCAATGTAATCCTATGTAGGAATGGATACACTGATTGAactattcggatgcagcctcaGTCTCTGCTCTCTGCAGATATCAAGAAGCACAGCATTACCTCAACACATTCCTGATTcaatgggtaacactgtaacAATAAGATGTGGCAACACAGAATGCAACATTATACGCATTTAGTTTACTTCTGTTTGCCTTTAATAAACAATAGGCATTCTGTCCTTTCAACTGTGATCTGGAATCGTGGGCTTCTGGTTTTCTGTGTTTAGTTTACACAGAAAACCAGCCTGCTTCGTGCCACTTAGAACTAAATGTTGCTTTACAGCAGTTCAGCCCTGCATAGAAAACACCTTAGAAACATTTGAGCTTGACAATTTACTTATTCTAACAAAAGAGGGCCAGGAAGTTATTTTACAATTCACAAGCtttaagaagaagaaaacatcTTACACATAGCGCAAGGCCGCGCATCAAAACAACAGCTGGACCCAGATGAAAACAAAATGTTGGGGATGTGGAAATTAGAAACATAAAAAGCTGGAGTTGATAATATCAAGGATCAAAGCATCAGGGCTCTTGAATTTATTTAAACAGGACCAGTCGTGGAGCAATAACGCCCGCCACAAAAAAAGCTGATCTCATTTGGATTACCTCTGGAAGAGGGAGCCCAGAGCTTGGCCCAGCTTCAGGAGATGTGGGCTTTAAATGAGGCAGCAATAGCCAATCGTGTCAAAGAACTGGATTTGGATGTGTTGTAGTAATCTGAATAAAGCAAAACCACTCACACAGATCTTATTGCACTGGTTGGTGCAGCACTGCACAACAGAAGAAATGTCTAAAAATTTGAGATTTAAAGTATAATTtggttgtttgatttatgcagcATCACAATGCAGACCTCTGGTTGTGTCTTGATAAAGATaaacgtgtgtacgtgtgtgtgtatagtcaTTATTAAATAGTTCAAGTCAGTTATGATCATTCATCAATCATGATGTCGTAGTACAGTTAAACACTTGGTTGCTGTCTGTTTTGCACGTGTGTGGTGCATTAACTGTGTGGGTATTGGTGAATATACTATTGTACTATTATTATAGTCCAACAGCATAAAGCATTATGCCTGCTAACAGAAACCTAACTAGAGTCTGTAACAAATTATTTGATATTTAGAAACAGATATGATTCagacaaaaaaaatatgaatgaatcaTAACGTTACATATCATGAACCTTGGGATGATCTACAGCGTTTTGACTACGATCTCAAGCCATTGTTCAGAGATTAATAATTCTAGGCAATCAGAACATCGGTTGTGCATGATTCCCTACAGAATATGCGTATATTTCAACAAAACTGTATTGTATGTAGAAGAGAAGTGCAAATGTCAATATAAGtagaatacaaaataaatataaagtgaAAGCCGGTTGGTACTTTCGGTTTACTTTCAGAGAAACTCCATTAGTTGCAGTATACATTTCACAATGACTATCAAGTACAAGTATAAGTATACATGTATATAAGTTGTTGTCTTTAAATGGGATATGCTTCTGTGTAATAAGATTCAGTAGGTACACTAACctttatttgtttaatttaggAATAGTTAATATGACATGTGATAATATTACAAGTAGGCTAACATTAGCCTATCTCACAACAACAATGCTTATATTCCTGTACACATCACCTTAAGTAAACTAGTAGTTTGATGAACtaaagacaaataaataaatgcatcgtTTTAAACTCACATTGACTTACGGTACGAAGCCTTCTAACACGTTTCGCTGAAGGTAACGTTAGCCCCCTGACGAAAATCCCCAGCTGTTGTCAGGCAGCTAGAACCTTATTCTGGCCAGATATATGAAACTCTATGTTATCCGGATAGACTAAACGTCCATTATTTCTCCTGGACTTCAAGTGAACAGATGTTATGCAGATCTACAttccaaatatatatttttgtagtcCTTGTAAACGCCTTTATAAAATTACATAAATCCTCACCATTTATTACACATTCCACCCAATGAAAAAATATCATACGATAACATAAAAATTTCAGATATCACTGTAATTTATAACTCGTTTGGTATTTACAAACGGACAGGTATTGATAGTGCAGCGGGCATTACTTCGTCGCACAATGCAGACGTCATAGATCACATTCACTCAGCTGATTCGGAAGTGTTTACAACATTAATTTGTCAACTAAATCAAAACGAAGCTCAATTGTATTCTGTCAATACGAGGAATCGCTACCATTTACGGTGAGTAGGACTACCTGTGCCATCTCGGGTATCGCAGGACCGATGTAGGACTAGAATCCTACCTTGGTAGTGGAGTGCTGAAGTTGCTGTCTTGCATGACATTTAACGTTTTCAAACAGTAAATAACGGATAATGTATAGGTATAGTACATGCTTGAATAATAAATACAACGCGATCAGTTTTTCTAACGTGGATGATTGTTGCTCTTTATGTATGCTGCGATGTTGCCTGTTAACTGGCATCTATATTATCACGATGTCACAATCTTAAGATTCATAAAACGTACACAAACTGAATGCATTTTTAGTTTCTTTAACAACTCAACGTGCCCTAGACAAACAAACCCAAGAACCCATCATGCATATTCCCCGTTTTTTTCATCGGTGTCTTTTATAGTGATTGGGTTGCTGGGTCCAACGGAATAGTTCACTGAGCCCAGGGTACAATGCGACCTCTCAGAGACGCTCAGCTGGGCGCCTTCACCTTCTTCGCCTCGGCTCTTCCTCATGATGTCTGCGGAAGCAACGGTTTACCCCTCACCCCCAATTCCATCAAGATCCTTGGGCGATTTCAAATCTTGAAGACCTTCACTCACCCAAGACTCTGCCAATATGTGGACATTTCCAGGGGAAAACATGGTATGTCTGACAGTAATTACATGTAAGataattatatcaatattagGTATTGTACAGTGGATGCACTTGCATCTAATCCTCAGGAACAATAACATATGGATCAATTACTTCAACTACCTCCACAATGAAGGAATTTGAATGACCTACTAATATTCATATTGGCCATCGGAAGCTTTTATCAACAGCGACTTAGTGAGGCTGATAACCCTCCAACATGATTATTTTAGGGAAACTTTCACATTGTGGGCAGCTCTAGGTATAAGGAGAATTTATACAAAGGCCTTTTAAATGAACTAGTAGAAAAGTAAACAAGGTTATATCATTTTATAAAATTATTAGGATCCTCTTTTCCAAAACACTACCCAACAGTAAAATGTGACTTTATCGATTAATTTTTAATAAAAACTCAACATCTTTATCAATTTCTACCAATATTTTCCTGAATAATACCACGAATAATTGTTTATACTTTTTGCTATTCCCCTATAGAGCGTCTGGTTGTGGTTGCAGAACACTATGAGAGCAGTTTAAGTGATTTCCAGAGACAGGGGAAAACAGCAAGGTATGATGGTACTGTTGTCACTCACAAGCAATGTATCAAAAACCTGCTATGCAAACTTCActtctcttctttcttcttctttcaaaTGTGCATACAAATCGGGCAACATGGAGCAGGGATGGGGATACATACACAGTTCACTTGCATATTACACAATAACTGTATTCATGTGTCGCATGAAGTTTTCTGGGAAAGGGGGGTTCCTTGACCGGCTCGGCCTGACTCTGGCAACGATTAAAGGCGGAACATTAGGCGCTGCGGAAGTCCGGAGGTGGGTAGGCCTTTGGCGTACCCCCAACAGCTAATGAATTCATTAGCTGCCTTGTCTGTCCGATCCCGATCCAGCCCTGAAATGGTGCTCAAGGTGGCCTACGAGGTACTGGAAGGCCTTGAGTTCATGAACAAGCATGGCATGGTACACAGAGCCCTGGCTCCAAACAATGTGCTCATGGACCACAAGGTAAAGCCAGCTTTGCCTGCATCTTATCCACGTAAATAAATAGGATCGTTGAACGTAAGCAATGTTGTCAGATGTAAAACAGCCCTCTTTGAGACTGTCACATTGGGTAAGGGCTATGCAGACACATTTGACCGTGACTTTGAATATCGTGTTCACAGGGGAATCTAAAGCTGGCCAAGTTCGGCCTCTATTACATGACGGACCGTGGAGGAGACGTGGACTTTCCCATCGGGTAGTTAACCTTTCTCTCCTCAACCTCTCTGGTACTCTTCAACTTTTGGGTTTGACCTGTGTCTGTTTACTGTTAGGTAACTTATTGGAAGAGAAGAACGAATGAATGATGCAGAGAAAGTGGCTCGTAGTGCCCATGAATTTTCATAAAAAACAGGTTGAGGGTATCAAAGTAGCTTTCTGGTTGAAGCACCATCACACATTGTTGGGCTTTCATCCTAATCCTGAGGCCTTTGTGTTCGgccgtgtctctctgtgtaatatcctttcacagctttgaaaaatgaatgatggtctgcatgtgtgtatgtgtgtgtgtgcgtaggtgcaAGCAAAAGTGTGTGCTACATGCACATGGTCAAATGTCAGCCCTatgggcacagacacacagatgcttTTTAATACACATCTGGCTTGAAATGATAGTATGCACATCTGTCAAAGCCTCCTGTTTTTTTGAGGGAAAGAAAACACTGCATGCACTGGTGTGAGAAAAATGTAGACAATTTCAAAATATTAAGCTGGGAGTAAGTGCAGGGCTTGCAAAATGTCATATTTCATTTTGTCCTGTGGGCGATAGTATGGAAAGGACACTAGCCCATAAACCACTATTGCAGTAACTCACCGAAGCTCACTcttgggagaaaaaaaaaagggcaaagtttggtgttggaGAGCTGTTCTGCTGTGAGTGCACCGTCGCCTCATTACACGCTGCCTCTCAATCATTTCCACGCCACGGGGTAGGAATTAACTAGCGGTAGGAAAGAGAAAAGGCTGTGTAGGTTTGTTTAAAAGCTCTGGGGTTCTTGGTACAGTCAAGTCATCTGTCGCCCCTCCTGTGATCATCATCCCGACAGATACCCGTCATATCTGGCCCCGGAGGTCATCGCGCAGGGCTCCTTCCACGCCAGCGACCCCTCCAATGAGGAGGCCCCTCTGCCCTCGGGGCCCAAGTCTGATATCTGGTCCCTAGGGGTCCTGCTCTTTGAGATGTGTGCAGTACGGATCTTTTTTTTTGGTTACGCATATTTGACTGCTTGCATAATTGCTTATTAAAATAGTGTTAAACCAAGTTTTTAACGAAACACTAATAGTTGATTAGAAACAGAATACTTGTGTACTTGTATTTCAATGTTTTGTGTCACTCTTTATATGGTTCAAACAATGTGTATTATCTGTGGTTCCAGGGCAGGCGATTACTTCACAACATTGAAATAAGCGAGAGGCTGAAATTCATCTTGACCTTGGGTAAATTGTGTTGACATGGCAACGTACCGGATGTGAAACATGCTGCCTGTTGTGCTCTCTAGTCTGTTTCTAATCTGTTTCtatctgctcctccctctcagGATGCATGGATGACATCGTCACTGTCCTTGCCGAGGAACACGGTTGCCTGGATACCATAAAGGTAAACAATATCTAACAACAGTTGTTGAAATTAATACAATGAATAAATATTACATATGATATTATAGTACGTATTTATTAATGTTGGTGATATTAGTTTTAATTGATAACCTTATCAATATGGATAAGGGGTCAATGGTGGTAGTTCACGTAATCATTGAAAATATACAATTTGAAATTCTTTGATTTAGGGAATATTcataacataaatatatataatttttttctgtGTTGATATTAATAATATCAACAATTGTTTAATATGGTCCCTATCTGAAATGAGTGTAATTTAGTGTGTTTCATTTAAGAAATGTGGATATGTCACACTGATTCTCTCTCCTGGATTTTACGTGAGCAGCAGAGCACACACGAATTGTGACAGCAATACTAAATGTCCATGTGTCTCACAGGATCTTCCTGTGAATGTCCTGGAGTTATTAAGGAAATGCTTGATTTTTCTCCCATCCAAAAGGTAAATATATCCGCTGTTGAATGTAATATCCGGTAAGATCACATTATGCCATGTCTGTTATCTGGGAGAAGTTGGTCACAGATGAACTTCAGAAGGTTTGcccaaagacaaaaaaaatgtgCCTATAAAAGGAGTGAAATGCATGtggaaataatgaaataatttaTTTCCAAGCTGGGCACTTTATTTGAGTGTTTtataattctgtgtgtgtgtgtgtgtgtgtgtgtgtgtgtgtgtgtgtgtgtgtgtgtgtgtgtgtgtgtgtgtgtgtgtgtgtgtgtgtgtgtgtgtgtgtgtgtgtgtgtgtgtgtgtgtgtgtgtgtttgtgtgtgtgtgtgtgtgtgtgtgtgtgttgtccttcCAGGCCTACCCCTGCAGAGCTGCTGGGAGATGAAGTGTTTAATGAAATCTCGTGCCTCTACATGCCCTTCCAGAAGCCCCTCagcctgttctcctcctccctgcgctGTGCTCATCTGGAGCTCCCAGAGGACATCAGCGACCTTTGCAAAGGTTCACTGCCAACACTcatatacgcacgcacacacacacacacacacacacacttacacatacacacaaagcggcacccgtacacacgcacacaaactcacacacgtgcacaaattGTAACACTCTCTTTGTACTCGCCCTACCACCATTTTTTCTTACTGTGCGGCGTCTTGCTCTGACGCCTACATTTCCCTTCTGGGATGAATAAAgtgttaaattattattatattattttatcaaactttttaataatgttattaaGTCCCAAAGATTCAATGCTGACCGAGCAGCCACCCTCAGTATTTCTGATCAAAAATGTTTGAATCTCTATCATTTATTTGCTTCACATCtgaatatcaccatatatttacATCTATTCATCAACCAATTCTACTAATGATtgtgacgcacacgcacacgcacacgcacacgcacacgcacacacacacacacacacacacacacacacacacacacacacacacacacacacacacacacacacacacacacacacacacacacagagagagagaaagcggtAAGTAACCTTGGGTGCTGCTCCACCAGAGGAAGAGGACTACCTATCGGAGCGGGCCATAGACGAGGTGTACTACCTGTGGTGCCTGGCAGGAGGAGACCTGGAGAAGGAGCTCACCAACCAGGGCATCATCCAGTCCAAGCCACCCCTCTGCACGCTTCCAAAGtaggtatcacacacacacacacacacacacacacacacacacacacacacacacacacacacacacacacacacacacacacacacacacacacacactgtctctctctctctctccatcgcacACTGTGATTTCAtcaactcttcctcctcctccccctccccctcctcctgctcccgtCTGTCAGGTTCCTCCTGGAGGACGGGGAGTCTTTCGGCCAGGGCAGGGACCGCAGCTTCCTTTTGGACGACACCACGGTCACCCTGTCCCTCTGTCAGCTGAGAAACGTGAGGGAGTGTAGatatttcaaaaaaaacatccatGCAAAGGTAACGCTCATGTACTGACGCATGTACTTGGGAGAGCTTTATTTATCCGCATTAGGGGGGGACTTAAAGCAGACCTTTATCTGCTGTGAGTGGTGCAGCACATTTAAGGGTGGTTATTTCAATCACTGTCTCTGGCTCTTTCAGAGGCTGAAGGATGTAGGAGGAGAGGCGTATTATCCCCTGCTGGAGGAAGAGTAAGGATCTTCTTCTTTTACGTTTGTGTCATAGCTGATCAAAAAGAAGGAACACCCACCTGTCTATAAATGTTAATTGAGCTTGAGGGTTGATGCTAAAAATGAGTGTTTATTCATTGCTGTTCTTCAACTTGCATAGCTCCATGGAATTGGAGAAATTCACAAACGCATGGacacaatctctcacacacacacacgctcacccagacacattcatatatatatatatatatatatatatatatatatatatatatatatatatatatatatatatatatcatatactaACCTATTTCAACATTATCTTGAATGTTAACTGAAAGATAAGAGCCAGCCCAGTACCAATAGAGCTTGTGCTTCTCTCCGAATCGTCTCGGTCCTGTCAGTATAGATTGTGCTTTGCCTGGGAGTCACAGTGTCTCGGTTCTGCCCTCTGCTCCAGACAGTCCAGCCTCCCCCAGTCGGCCAGCAGCCAGGACCTGTCCACCACCGTCACCCTGCCCCTTATCAtccgggagagagacacagagtacCAGCTCACCCGCATCGTCCTCTTCCACAGACTGCTGCAGGTGTGTGGACCGAGCCCCCATggaccatgcacacacacgcgcatacagaCGCAgtcgcagacacacatacacccatacacacatacatacatacatacatacatacataaaaatGCATGCTTTCACCACCATGCACGCAAATCAATGCCTTTACTAATAATATGCCCCTCTAGTTCAACCTCCTGGTTTTGAATATTTCTTTTCAATTATTTAACGTCAAGGCGAAGGGGACAGAAAGAGCaaggttggatggatggatggagggatagaTGGATTGAGAGAAATAGCTGGACTCTTTCACTgaacacacacgcgcgagcgcgcgcacacacacacacacacacacacacacacacacacacacacacacacacacacacacacacacacacacacacacacacacacacacacacacacacacacacacacacacacacacacacacacacacacactcatttccCCCTCCCACCAGCTCTGCATCTCCGGCGATCAAAGAATTCTTCAAAGAATTCCCGGACTAGTGTTTATTTGGACCGGTTTCTTTATTGGCCAACACTCTCCCCTTTTAAACGgcctctggtttgtgtgtgtgtgttcgtctgcaGGCCTACCCGTACAAAAGGGACTTGGTTTGGAAGGACGCCAGGGTAGACATCCCGCCCCTGGTTCGTGGAATGGCGTGGGCAGCCCTGCTGGGCATAGAGGTAGGGACGGCCCATTCCATCAAAACTCACGGTCAACACCCAACCAAAGTAGGAACAGCTGCCAAGGTTCATATTTGTGTCTTcacagttcttttttttttgggattgtTTAGGGTGACATACAGGCAAAATATGAGGGAATAGACAAGGACACGCCCATACCAACCGACAGACAGGTATCTGTTTCAACTTCAAAGTAAAATTTGTGATGTCTgctgtgaataataataatatgcattatGGGAATCTGACATTTGTTGACAACTCCCAACCTCCAGAAATAAAGTGAACGGAATAAAAGCGATTGacattgacgtgtgtgtgtgtgtgtgtgtgtgtgtgtgtgtgtgtgtgtgtgtgtgtgtgtgtgtgtgtgtgtgtgtgtgtgtgtgtgtgtgtgtgtgtgtgtgtgtgtgtgtgtgtgtgtgtgtgtgtgtgtgtgtgttcgttcgtATAGATTGAGGTGGACATCCCACGCTGTCACCAGTATGACGAACTGCTGTCATCGCCGCAGGGTCACGTCAAGTTCAGGCGTGTGCTGAAAGCATGGGTGGTCTCCCACCCCGACCTGGTTTATTGGCAGGGTCAGTCTGTCCGCCTCTCCGTTCTctacgtctgtctctctctgtctccctttgaAACGCTTTTTTTCTCTCATAGTCGGACTTATATGCAGTTGCATTACTCTCATCCACCACTAGGTGGCTGTCACGGTGCATTATCTAAACTGAACAGATTTTCTTACGGTGACACAAATCTCGTGCTCATGAaccgttcctgtgtgtgtgtgtgtatatatatatatatacacactatgtaGGATTGATCGTTTTGATCCCTCTATTTCAGGCTTGGATTCACTTTGCGCTCCATTCCTCTACCTGAACTTCAACAATGAGGGTAAATGTTTAGACAGAAAAGAAAATACACTGAAATACTATTGCAAAGTTGATCATGCCTATCTGACCCatcatcccctctcctccatcatccTGACTCTATAGCCCTGGCCTATGCCTGCATGTCGGCCTTCATCCCCAAGTACCTCTACAACTTTTTCCTGAAGGACAACTCTCACGTCATCCAAGGTGAGAGAACAGTGAAGCTGTAAagtgattattaattaattattttctaTATCATCAGTTAACAATATCAATTATATTCTGTCGAAGCAATACAGCATATGACTCGCAACGTATGCTGTGGAAGGGAGGGGTCtcggggtgtgtgtttgtgtgagtgtgagtgtgtgtgggggggggggcattgatGGATTGAGGACACATGCCATTGGTTCTGAAGTACGCCacaaacatcatcatcatcatcattaataaactctgtgagtgtgtgtgtgtgtgtgtgtgtgtgtgtttgtgtgtgtgtgcgtgtgcggggcGTTTGAATTTTCAACAACAGACAGTTTTACACAAGCTAATCAATGGCAGCATCCATTTTTTATGAAGTTCACAACAAGGATTGATGTGTTTCATTATAAGACCAGCGACCCTTgatgggtaaaaaaaaaaaaaaaagaatacagtTGGTTTACCCTCACATTTAAACAAACCGAGAAGTCATTAACATCtaggcaacacaacacaaagaccccccccccccccctgccagccAGCCAGCGCAACAGGCCGTTAATTACATCTCGGCATTGCGTTGTTCCTGAGTGATGCCGGGCTCATTTTCAATCTCTCCTCATTGAGCGATCTGCTCCACAAGGGGACGTAGAGACGCCCGTGGATATGTATGACGCCACAGAAGACTGCACAGAAGCACCCTGAGCACCACATTCCACTTGACTGATGAGTGAGACGGGCCATCGCTGGGACTGGGGGTCAATCAGCGCTCCTGAGGCGGAGCAGAGCAGGGTTATTGTGCTGGTCACAGTACACTAACGTCATGCTATTTTAGCTCTTTCATACCCTGAGATGGCGGTCGATAAGAGAGACTCTTGTTTTGACCATTTTAGTGTCTAATGTtccatatatatgcatacactaccgttcaaacgtttggggtcacccagaccatttcatgttttccatgaaaactcacTCTTTTATTTAACAGTTTTCAGCTGAGCTTACATAATTGCACAAGGGTTTTCAAATCATCATTTAAACAGGATTAGCTAAATAATGTACTATTAGACCACAGGAGTGATGTTTGCCGGAAATGGGCATCTGTACAGCTAGAAATCAGCAGATTCCAGCTAGAATAGTcatttaccacattaacaatATCTGGACTGTAGTTCTGATTAATTTTATGTTATCTACATTGAAAGAAAAAAGTGCTTTTCTTTAAATAATAAGGATATTTCTGAgcgaccccaaacttttgaacggttgtgaatatatatatatatatataaataatttaattGTATTCTGATGGAAGATCTATTGACAATAGATGATAACAACAGGGGGCGGCAGGACCTCGGGGGTTAGAGCAGTGCAGCTGGCCACCAGAAGGTTCCTGGTAGCGTCCCTGGCTCCTGGGActctgtgtccctgagcaagacacattAAAAGCTCAGGACGAGTTAGCTCTTCCCTTGCATGCTTGACACTATTGTCGGTGAATGAATTTGAGCAACTTATTTTAAAATACTTTAATGCATTCCATTAACTAACTGAGTAAACCATAGAAAACAATTCACTACGGGTTTTTAATCTATAATGAGATAGTTATATAGTGGATCAATCTCTAAACATATCATgtgtccttgtctcctctcctgacCTGTCTGCACAATATTGCTCCcttgtcatatatatatatatatatatatatatatatatatatatatatatgtgtgtatattgtacGGTTCAACCCTTAAAAAACTCAAATCCCCATGCAAGGTGAAATGtacaaaataaagataaatatataagtataaaaAGGGATATAATATTTATACAACTAAAAGTAATTGCCATCGGCTTGGGTCCTTTCTGCAAGAAACTTTTATTGAGACCTTTCATTTCACTTTTCATCTCCACTTCATACCAGATTTGCCACTAAACGTGGCATCTCTTACAcactctgactcactcactctctctctctctttctgtcactatgtctctctctctctctctcccgcgtGTGTGTTATTTCCAGAGTATCTGACAGTCTTCTCCCAAATGATCGCATTCCACGACCCGGAGCTGAGCAACCACCTCAACCAAATTGGCTTCATCCCAGACGTAAGTAAGCCGAGCGGTTGCTCTCCTGAATAACTCAGCGGAGAGGAGGACGCTGGATAACAACAAATCTGTCCTCCTACACgctttttaaaaaatgtgttcaaAAGAGGCGAGAAATGGCAACGCATTAGTCCGGATGCCTGGGCTCCGTGCCAGCCACAGCCCCACCGATGCTGTTTTTTCGTGTTTTAACATTGCTTGATCCATTCATTCAGTCGCTTATCCAAAGGCTAAAATAAGGGTCACTTAGGTGCAGGTGAACGAGGTAGACATCTGGCTCATGGATGCCTAAAGGGAAGACTGTGGACATCTGGGATGGAAAGTCCATCCGACACCTTTGTACTGTACTGACCCCCCTTGACCCTTTTATACGGCTTTCTCTGTACACCACAAAC contains these protein-coding regions:
- the tbck gene encoding TBC domain-containing protein kinase-like protein produces the protein MRPLRDAQLGAFTFFASALPHDVCGSNGLPLTPNSIKILGRFQILKTFTHPRLCQYVDISRGKHERLVVVAEHYESSLSDFQRQGKTASPEMVLKVAYEVLEGLEFMNKHGMVHRALAPNNVLMDHKGNLKLAKFGLYYMTDRGGDVDFPIGYPSYLAPEVIAQGSFHASDPSNEEAPLPSGPKSDIWSLGVLLFEMCAGRRLLHNIEISERLKFILTLGCMDDIVTVLAEEHGCLDTIKDLPVNVLELLRKCLIFLPSKRPTPAELLGDEVFNEISCLYMPFQKPLSLFSSSLRCAHLELPEDISDLCKEEEDYLSERAIDEVYYLWCLAGGDLEKELTNQGIIQSKPPLCTLPKFLLEDGESFGQGRDRSFLLDDTTVTLSLCQLRNRLKDVGGEAYYPLLEEEQSSLPQSASSQDLSTTVTLPLIIRERDTEYQLTRIVLFHRLLQAYPYKRDLVWKDARVDIPPLVRGMAWAALLGIEGDIQAKYEGIDKDTPIPTDRQIEVDIPRCHQYDELLSSPQGHVKFRRVLKAWVVSHPDLVYWQGLDSLCAPFLYLNFNNEALAYACMSAFIPKYLYNFFLKDNSHVIQEYLTVFSQMIAFHDPELSNHLNQIGFIPDLYAIPWFLTMFTHVFPLHKIFHLWDTLLLGNSSFPFCIGVAILQQLRDRLLANGFNECILLFSDLPEIDIERCVHESIKLFSWTPKSATYRQHAQPPKTTAVTEGNGFGRPGTYYFSDYQDMPRTDLSREPLALSELKAELSPRISAEDLIDLCELSLAGGGKRTRAGRPKIVAVDVRSAEDFNRGHLSGSVNLPYSSAFGPDGELVQCPGTGVLHSFRGRVIVVISHAMKSGTTFASHLVKVNFPRVCMLDGGIIKMRSTGLLTVPSPQI